TCCATCCTCTCCAAGAAAGGACCGTGAATTAATTCCTTTTTTGCTCCGGAGAGAACGGTACCGCCGGCCAGCAAACGCTCGCCGCTTCCCAGTTTCTTCCTGTCTTCGAGTTCACCTAGCCACTTCCGCCATTTTAACAATGAGCGTTGAAGTTGTTCAGGGGATGCATCGGCAAAATTGAACCTACTCCTGAATATC
Above is a genomic segment from Bacteroidota bacterium containing:
- a CDS encoding YciI family protein; the protein is MLKWRKWLGELEDRKKLGSGERLLAGGTVLSGAKKELIHGPFLERMETIGGYQVIKAGSLDEAIETARGCPIFESGGSVEVREPAHNR